One Gloeocapsa sp. DLM2.Bin57 DNA window includes the following coding sequences:
- a CDS encoding sugar ABC transporter substrate-binding protein produces the protein MNKQNWQLSLTTCLIISIPLIGVPLSVKAQEASAEALPITTIQESDYLVGPGDKLRIDIFKVSEYSGEYLVLVDGTVTLPLVGPLPVVGLTLTQMSEQISQAYANYLKRPIATVSLLSPRPLRISISGEIASPGSYSFNFQERQQFPTVTSLIERAGGLTTIANIEEVKIQRQIAGKTELITVNLWELINHGDLGQDITLRDGDQVVIPTKIAVDTRENRQLTNVNFGIQVQDSFPITIIGEINRPGAHEIEPRRDPETGKGDPPSLTTAIAKAGGIKPLADIRNIEIHRLTRGGEEHIIAVDLWELLRNGDLNQDIILQQGDKIIIPKAQEINPEEAQALAEASFAPDTIEVKVVGEVTNPGGVKVPPNTPLNQAILAAGGFIQGRAKQKEVELIRLNPDGTVSKRSIAVDFSQNLNETQNPPLQENDVIVVHTTGGARFGDTMNAIFGPLRGLPLIPLLN, from the coding sequence ATGAACAAACAAAACTGGCAATTATCCTTAACTACTTGTCTAATTATCTCTATACCATTAATTGGAGTTCCTCTAAGTGTAAAAGCTCAAGAAGCATCTGCAGAAGCGCTTCCCATCACTACGATACAGGAAAGTGATTATCTTGTCGGTCCAGGGGATAAATTACGTATAGATATTTTTAAGGTTTCAGAATATAGTGGCGAGTATTTAGTTTTAGTTGATGGTACAGTTACTTTACCTTTGGTTGGACCATTACCAGTAGTGGGGTTAACTTTAACCCAAATGAGTGAACAGATATCTCAAGCTTACGCTAATTATCTCAAAAGACCCATCGCCACGGTAAGTTTATTGAGTCCTCGTCCTTTAAGGATATCTATCTCTGGTGAAATAGCTAGTCCTGGTTCATATAGTTTTAATTTTCAAGAGAGACAACAATTCCCTACAGTAACCAGTTTAATCGAAAGAGCAGGAGGTTTAACTACTATAGCCAATATTGAAGAAGTCAAAATTCAACGTCAAATAGCGGGAAAAACAGAACTAATCACGGTTAATTTATGGGAATTAATCAACCATGGGGATCTCGGTCAAGATATTACCCTCAGAGATGGAGATCAAGTGGTTATACCTACTAAAATAGCGGTTGATACCAGAGAAAACCGTCAGTTGACTAACGTTAATTTTGGTATTCAAGTTCAAGATTCCTTCCCCATCACCATTATTGGGGAGATTAATCGTCCTGGTGCTCATGAAATAGAGCCGAGAAGAGATCCTGAAACAGGTAAAGGTGATCCCCCTAGTTTAACTACAGCGATCGCCAAAGCGGGAGGAATTAAACCCCTAGCAGATATTCGTAATATTGAAATCCATCGTTTAACCCGAGGGGGTGAAGAACACATTATCGCTGTAGATTTATGGGAATTACTGCGCAATGGGGATCTCAATCAGGATATTATCTTACAACAAGGAGATAAAATAATTATTCCCAAAGCCCAAGAAATCAACCCAGAAGAAGCACAAGCTTTAGCTGAGGCTAGTTTTGCTCCTGATACGATTGAGGTAAAAGTCGTAGGAGAGGTAACTAACCCAGGTGGGGTTAAAGTTCCCCCCAATACTCCTTTAAATCAAGCTATCTTAGCAGCAGGTGGTTTTATTCAAGGTCGTGCTAAACAAAAAGAAGTAGAATTAATTCGTCTTAATCCCGATGGAACTGTTTCTAAACGTTCAATAGCAGTAGATTTTAGCCAAAATCTCAATGAAACCCAAAACCCACCTTTACAGGAAAATGACGTGATCGTTGTCCATACTACTGGAGGTGCGAGATTTGGTGATACTATGAATGCTATTTTTGGACCTTTGCGTGGTTTACCATTAATACCATTATTAAATTAA